The sequence GTCGCTTCGATGCGGCGCATGCCCAGGCTCCGGTCGACCTTCGTGTCGATATTTTCAGCCTCCAGCACATCGTAAAAGCTAGGCCACCCGCTGCCCGACTTGAACTTGGTGTCGGAGGCAAAGAGCGGCGCGCCACAGCACACGCAGCGGTAGATGCCGTCTTCGTCGTGGTCCCAGTACGCACCGGTAAACGCGCGCTCGGTGCCGCCTTCTTGCGTGACGTGGTACTGCTCGTCGGTCAGCGTTTTCTTAAGCGAAGTGTCGT comes from Salisaeta longa DSM 21114 and encodes:
- the msrB gene encoding peptide-methionine (R)-S-oxide reductase MsrB, which translates into the protein MSDDTSLKKTLTDEQYHVTQEGGTERAFTGAYWDHDEDGIYRCVCCGAPLFASDTKFKSGSGWPSFYDVLEAENIDTKVDRSLGMRRIEATCGQCGAHLGHVFDDGPQPTGKRYCINSAALDFEASDD